TTAAATTTGCATCTATAAATCCCGGTATTTTTACGTTCTGTAATCCAGCCTTTAACTGCCTGATAGAGATATAGGCTTCTTCAAAGTGCCAGAGCTTGCCGGCGTTTTTCTGATACAAGAAATTGTCCGCCGTATTACCCCATATCACGTAATCCGTTTTGCTGTTTCTTCCGGTTGAAACTTTAACCGTAAATCTGTCGCTGTACATTGTCAGTTTGTAGGTTGAGTGCCAGTATCCTACGTGTTTTGCCGTGTTCCACCCTTCGTATCCGCTCTGAACGTTGTAGAAGTGCTGTGGAAAATTTGCATATTCGCCTGCGATGTCAAAGTAGTTTTTGAGCTTGAAAGAAGGAATCTGAAATCTTTTAAAAGGAAACTGCGGTATTCCTTTCCAGCTATAACCTGTAAAAAATCCCCATCTGTCCCCATCCCCCATTGCAGCAGTTAGAAACAGGTTGCTCTTTTCACTTCCCACGAGTAACTTACTTCCACCTTCTATTCTGCTCTTGTTGTAAACGGCAACGTAGGGAAAAAGTCTGAATTCACCGTAGGTTTTCTTTAACGCTACTCTTAAAGCTTTCAGGTCAGAAACGGCAGGATGGTAGATAACCCCGAAATCCGGAACCCCTTCCCTGTATCCGTAAGATGTGAAACCTTTTTCAAAAGCGCATCCTTCCAACTTCAAAAGGTTGTTTTCCCACTTCCCGTAAAATCCCCACTTCCCGTTCTGCACCGCAGCGTCAAACGCTTCATTTTCACTTTTAACTCTCAGTATCAGGTTGTTCTTATTTATTCCTTTTTCATTTCCTCTGGCGTCGGAAATCCTTATAGCTGCAGCAGATAAAACGTATTTCCCCTTTTTCCACACAATTTCCGGACCAAAAATATCAACGTCATCTTCGCTTTCGCCGTTTAAAAGCAGATATTTCCCTTCATAACCTGCTATCTGATAGTAGTTGAACCACAGGTTATCTTTTAATCTATAGGAAAACTTTCCGCCCCACAGGTAATCGTTGAAAACAGGGGAAAAGTTAAACCTGCTTTTTCCTGCTGTCAGCGTCAGGTTTTCAAGTATGAAGTGCCTTTTCCTCAGATAAAGCTCTCTTATATCAAAAGTTCTGCTCTGGTAAGGAAAAAGCCTGTCTTCAATAGGCGTGAAGGCGTTAACGAAAGGAAGTTTTGTCGTTCCCGATACAATTGATACCTTAAAAACACTTCCCTTCTTTATTTTGAACTTTTTACCAATAAACAGGTTGTAGAAAAATCCCCTCTTCTTTCCATTCCACAAATCGTAACCGGTTCTGTAAGACTTTTGATTTTTCAACTTTACGTAGTAAAATCCTCCCTCTCCTCCAATTTCTGCGCTCTTTGCTTCTGCACAAAGAAGGAGGAACAGCGTTGCAGCGAAAAGAGACAGTTTCATATCACCCCCAGCGTGTAAATAATTTGAATTTTACAATAAGAGAAGAGGTTAAAAATGAAAATTGTCGGTCACGTTTCAGCGAAAAGGATTCTTTCCACCCCTGAAACTGTCAGAGAGATTACTTCTTTAGGCATAGGCGTTGAAGTTCAACTTTCTTCAGATATCCTTGATACTTTCACGCTGAAAGATTTCGGTAACCTCAAGTCCTTAATAGGCGACGCTTTAACGACAGTTCACGCACCCTTCTTAGACCTTAACCCCGGTGCTGCCGATAGTTACGTTCTAAAAGCTACCAGAAAGCGCTTTCAGGAAACTCTGATAGCAGCTAAGGTTCTTGAAGCTGAGGTAATCGTTTTTCACACCGGTTATCACCCGGCTAAAATTGACCCAATATTTGACGAATGGTTTGAGCGCGCCATTGAAACCTTTAAACTGGTTGCAGCAGAAACTGATGCGTTAATAGCTCTTGAAAACGTTTTTGATACAGAACCTTCAGTTCTCAAAAAGTTTGTTGACAACCTGCCGAAAAACGTGGGCGTCTGCATAGATGTTGGACATTTAAACCTTTTCAGCAAACAGCCTGTTTCTGACTGGATAAGCGCCTTTAAAGACAGAATCTATGAGTTTCACGTTCACGATAACAGCGGCGTTAAAGATGAGCATTCTTTTTTAGGTTCGGGAACCGTTCCTTTAAAAGAGTTTTTCAAAGAAGTAGAAAAGGTTGAAACCGACTATATATTTAACCTTGAAAATAAGACGGTGGATGATATTAAAAAAAGTTTAAAGTTTTTGGAAGAAGGAGGATTTTTATGGTAAGAGAGATAAAAATTTACCCAGATGAGGTTTTGAAGCAAAAAGCACAGCCTATAGAAGAAGTTAACGATGAAGTGAGAGCTTTGGTTGATGATATGTTTGAAACTATGTATAAAAAAGGTGGTGTTGGTCTTGCAGCCAACCAGATTGGCGTTCTCAAAAGGGTAGTTATAATAGACTTAGGTTCTGGCAAAGAGAATCAGGGGAAAGACAAAATCGTTCTGATTAATCCTGAAATCGTTGCTATGGAAGGTGAGCAGGTGGGAGAGGAAGGATGCCTTTCCCTTCCAGGACTTTACAAAAAAGTAAAGAGGGCTAAATACGTTAAGGTAAAAGCCCTTAACTACGACGGTGAAGAGTTTGAAATAGAAGGTGAAGATTTGCTCGCGAGGGCACTTCAGCACGAGATAGACCACCTTAACGGTGTCGTTTTTATTGACAGGCTCTCACCGCTTCAAAGGCGTCTGGCGCTTGAAAAGTATAAAAAGCTAAAGAGGAAGTATGAGAAGAAAATGGCTTCTCAAAGGTAGGAGGCAGCCATGAGGCTTTTAACCTCTTCAGAAATGGCAGCAGTTGACAGAGAAACGATACAGAATCTTGGCATTCCCGGAACGGTTTTAATGGAGAACGCTGCAAGGGGTGTTGCTACCGTTATCTATAAATACGTTGAAGGAAATTCCGTTT
This region of Desulfurobacterium pacificum genomic DNA includes:
- a CDS encoding sugar phosphate isomerase/epimerase family protein; this translates as MKIVGHVSAKRILSTPETVREITSLGIGVEVQLSSDILDTFTLKDFGNLKSLIGDALTTVHAPFLDLNPGAADSYVLKATRKRFQETLIAAKVLEAEVIVFHTGYHPAKIDPIFDEWFERAIETFKLVAAETDALIALENVFDTEPSVLKKFVDNLPKNVGVCIDVGHLNLFSKQPVSDWISAFKDRIYEFHVHDNSGVKDEHSFLGSGTVPLKEFFKEVEKVETDYIFNLENKTVDDIKKSLKFLEEGGFLW
- the def gene encoding peptide deformylase codes for the protein MVREIKIYPDEVLKQKAQPIEEVNDEVRALVDDMFETMYKKGGVGLAANQIGVLKRVVIIDLGSGKENQGKDKIVLINPEIVAMEGEQVGEEGCLSLPGLYKKVKRAKYVKVKALNYDGEEFEIEGEDLLARALQHEIDHLNGVVFIDRLSPLQRRLALEKYKKLKRKYEKKMASQR